The sequence GTAGTCGACGTGGAGTAGTGTTGATATGACTGTATCTTATATAAACCAATCATGGGTTaattttcttagatatatttatgttgaaaaacaaaaaaaactctcaaTATCTTATGTGTCAAGCATGATTAAGGACATCAGATTTGTAAAGAAACCCGCATAGTTTGGACTAAACTTTTAATCAACAAATAAAGTTTTGGACTAAACTAAAATACCATAGTAACCAAAACCAGCCGAACTGCTGACACCTAATGGAATAACATGAATGGAATGTAGAGAAAAACATGAAATATGGGTTGATGATTATCCTACCACAGGGAGGAAATGTTTTAGGGTAGCAGCGCAGTAAGAATTATGACCACAATCCCACGTATAGAGAGCTGCACGCGCACCCACCAATCTTCTCTCACTAGTTTCTTCCATCACTCCCACTCCCACACCCACACATACTTATTTACTATTAACCAAccaattaattaacaaaatttaaaagagAATATTCCACCCATACTATAGTTAAACGATAAACAAAATTTGAATTCCACAAGATTAGCTATATATACAGtattactttttgaaactaaacTAAGTTATATTGTAACGCTTGACCGGCTACGGCTAATGAATTTTCCACGCTTACTCACTCGGTCTATGTGCTTCATATGTGTGCAGGGCGGTATATTAATGGAGGCTTCTAAGACTTATTTATTAACTATGTAATCAACTACATGACATTTCTTTGTGTTTTGGTTCCATTCACACAATATGGTAAATCATTTGATAGGTTAATTATCTTTTTACTACTTAAATTCAAACGCGCTTAACTCTTGagttatttctaacaaaatgtATTAATCCATTGTTATAGAAAGTTTTCTCTAACAAAATGTATCTATTTCAAGACTTGTTCTACATTTTTGTAGAGTATTGATTAACTCtgaaataaaattaactaataatcaaatttattttcatacaATATTTGTTCTTGGCCATAGTTTTCCGTGGGATATTTATTAACCGTTTATTTGATATGGTTCAAATCATCTGATCGATTTAGTTTGTAGAGCATGCAACAATTTTCCGGTCCCAAGACggttaatataataaaaaaaatttaaacatcggactggattttttttaattatttttccatTAACGAGTGTTTATGTAAGGTTCTGAATGCATTTACGTTTACAAACCTACATTTCTTAGCATTATTGTTTAATAATGCATGTATTAATTCGTTTTTGTGGGCAAACTGTTTTTGTAAtcaattctttttgttttagcATTCACGATATTTAGTGGTTTTGGGTTAACACATCATGTTTGTTTGCTTTTGAAATTGAGGTAGTGAAAGTCCTTGGAGCAATGGATCTAAACTTCGAAGACATTGTATCATAAAAAGGTCAATCACGGATATCCATTATATAACTGTACCACGTGACTTAATTCATCTTacacatataataataatataaaggaGATGTCTAAGATTTtctgttaaaaaaaacattctccACAAAATCTATTCTCTCTTTTTAAAGCCGCGTGCTGTATTTTTTTATTCCCTTAAATGCTAATCTATTCAGCCGCGTGCTGtaatttaatataagtcgttttagagaacaCAATAAttcatagaaaaccgaaaacgacatataatcgAAAGATTGTTTACCTAGCTCGATTAGGCAACACAATAATTCATAGAAAATTAATCGAAAGTAGTATGTTCTAATTTAGATGATCTTGAAGATGATTTGGAAGTTGAAGATAGTCAAATTAATCTTATTATCCTCTTTTTCGAGCGTTTATATGACCTTTTCAGGAGTTGTACTTTTTTCTTTGTAAACAATCTTTTCTTGCGCAATAAATTGAACATTCCCCAAAAAAACCTATTGCTTTGACCCCTAAAAGAATTACTGCCAAAAAGTTGACGCATGATATATTTAGGTAcgagtcttcttcttcgtctcaaTATATATTGTGGGGCCAGCAATTTGGTGGGAACCGTCGACGTGGAAAAGGACCCACATAAGAGTTGAGATTCTTACAGCATCATTGGAAATGCGCCCTAAGCCGACGACAAAAGAGGAAAGTAGGCCCATGACTTATGAATTCAATTCTTAAGACATTGACATGTGAACCATGGTGGCCCTACTCAAGTCACTCTTGTTGGTGACAACTACGCTTATGTTTGGTACGTTTGTTGTTTCTTTgacaatatattttctttttataaaatcaatattatttttatcgAAATTGATCTAAGTAATTGACGGAAAACCAAAATTACGCGTATTAGGAATTTGTTATATGTGGTAATTTTATATTacgatttttatatatattggatGTTTAGCCTAAAAATATAAAGCATATATATACAGTTCTAACTAAAcacacatattatatatataacggGTCCTTATATATAACtgcaatttatattttttaaaattggcCTTAGCCATCAGTCACGATTTATTGCACACATTTGATGAAAAAGCTATAGGCGGAGGCAGCAAAAAATTTTAGAGGGGTCAAATTGGTAACAAATGTTTTTTCTATGGGTCAATAAGCCAAATTCATCATATTTCTTTTGGGAacagaagtaaaaaaaaaacttttttgcacAAAATCACATGGGTCATTTGACCCTCTGATATCACCTTGGCTCCGCCATCACATTCTAACCGCACATAGTTAAAAGAAAATATCGCTCTGAAAAGttagttatttttttgttaatgtgaTTAGTTCTAGATGATAAACTATGTTCGCCTTTATTTCTTGGCTCGCTGTTCGTAATAGACTAGCGACGGGAGACAGGATTCTCAGATGGAATCCATTAGCCATCTCTACTTGCTGGCTTTGTAAGCAGGAGCAGGAAACGAGAgatcatttgttttttgaatGCAGCTACTCAAAAGAAGTGTGGAGTAAGACTATTGGAAAGCTGGCGGGTAATGGTAGCATTTATCAATGGGATCGAGTGTTGCAAGTAGTGGTGAATGGAATGCAAGAGAGACATTCGACTTTTCTGTTGAGATACTGTTTTCAAGCGGTAATATATGCATTATGGATGGAGAGGAACGTTAGAAGAGTTGGGGAACCAGAGCAGTCAGTTATTTGCCTTATTGCTCGAATGGATAAGCTGGTGAGAAACAGAGTAACTTCCCTCAGAAAGAAGAATGGAGCTAAGTATGAAAAGACAATGGAGACTTGGTTTGGAAGAGAATAAGTATAGGAGTATAAGTATAGgagttaaatttgtttttttgtttattaaagaAACATAGCAGTTCTCtgtacaaatgttttttttgagatgaataaatttaaaattctttcaaaaaaaaaaaaaaaaaaaaaaaagataaactaTGTTCGAGGTCagattttctttttaactttgGAACCccgaacaaaaaaaagtatttaaattatCTTAGTTGATATTACCCCAAAAAAAACCCCAAACCAAATTTTATAGTCTGAAGGTTGCGACCAAGGTGACTTTAAGACACATCAAATCATCAGGTAAAAACATttttcatctctttttttttctctatgttTTCTTTGCTGTATGCTTTACGGCCAAACTGAAAAAGAAACAACAGAAATAGATGATCATATGTTAATGGGACTTCAATCCAactcaaataattttataaaatgacaGTAACTTTCGATGGTTTAAGCATGATTGTTAGTAGATTAAAAATAGTATAGTAATTACGTTCTCTTTAGCCATCTACATATGTGAGAGTgcatatataacaaaaaaaaagaagaagcaaattcGCTTACAAAGATAAGAATTATAAAACATTACCAAGACATCCAAATGACCATGATTCAACcgtcatatatgatatatatcaaaagaaaattaataaaaaaaaacaaaactggacatatttttcaattgaaatttttttaactatagAAGTGTAAGCTAATATTGTTAGTTATtagtaagagcatctccaaaagaaactctataactccaaatatagagttttttgctctccaagaaggaacttcaaaacttcaaatttgaagttttgaagagtgaaactccaaatatagagtttcacttttcaaaacttcaaatttgaagtttcatctttttaattgcattttggtccttataattatacatcatatttataattcttaaatattttttttgtttattgttttaatccttaaaacttttatatctcataaatatttcaaatttgttttataaatttaagttttacacatgaaattaaataaataaaaatttaaaacaagatttataatatttcaaaactagaattaaacaacaagaatattacaaaaaaccataataaaaacttattaaaaagacacatgaagacataattattactcaaatttaaatattataacaacactaatagtctggtaaatttgcttcggaacctccaaaatctccaaaatctccaaaatattgtccaaacaaattttgtgtaaccgaagatgattgttgttgttgctcttgacgcatttttcgtatgattctttcttgttcagatcgaatgtattcacgaatattaacatcattgatagaagctaagttttttagcaatattttatttttgtcttttacttctttaaaagctaactttttttgcttcattttgcaGTCGTAATTCAATCATCTCATGACATTTTTCCGTGTTTGTTGTACTTTCGTTTAAAAGATCAAAGATTTTTTTcgtttgatgatatcaaactatCAGCAGCCATATTATGAGGATATTCAGTTTCAACAATTTTTtgctcgtaatctacaaataaaaaataaagagaatcatttcttacttcgaaatgcactagttgatcatatatgggagcattatagaaataattttatggaataatgtaatatttgcttgcattttaatatttaattatgtacttttatttataattttatattttagtgtaagatttttttaattaatatttatatatatgtactagttatttatagaagttttatgaatttacatcaactatgacaaatataaggaccatagtgtaaaatataaataattttgaagttaagtttgaagttttacttttggagaagaacacattgaaacttcaaatatagagttttgaaaacttcaaaatagagttcttttttggagatgctctaaatggagcgtaaaataaaaatgagagtAGATGAAGCTGGTTCTAATGAGGATAAATTGAGTGCCACTGTATCATGCGCATACAAGTTTATATTCAATAATAATTAAGCAAAGAGCCCCACTCTCTTTTAGACACCTTAATTCATCACTATCTCATGTTGTGCTCCCAACAATCTTTCTCATTATCTTTATTAATAAGTTTTTTTGCTCGTCAATATTAATCTCCAAGGaaagatgaaaaaaaagaagCGCATCTGGAGAACGGAGACAGTGCATGCGTAATAAGATCAAGAGTTTAAGATGTGTCTCGAGTCCAAAAACCAAATCCACGATCAATCTCGATATCCGATTGTGTTACTATTTGGTTTTGAAATCTATATAATAGTCAGAGTACGTACTTGTGTCTTAGGCATCTTAGCAAAGAAATAATTAAGTACTTGTATAGTTTTCTTATGAGCTTGTTGGGTACATATAAGGCAATTTATTATTCGATGCAAATGATTCCTCGTGCCTCTTATGCTATATGTTTTCCTTTCTTTATTATAAACATCAGAATCcgtattttcaaatttgattATCTTTCgagaattaaaataattaaaaaattaagaattaaGGACAGGAAAGAATCTGATGAACCCTTATGGTTTCACCAAGATTAATCATTCCACTGAAAGGGCTAATACATGCATTATACACTCTACTTTCTTCATTATTTAATAAGTTTAATTGGTTTAATactatttgaacaaaaaaaatggtttgtactcttttttctttctggtAATGAATTTTATAGGACCAAAAGTCTATATCCACAACTATATTTCTTTTGTTGACTTGTAGTGATTGAATGCGTACATCTACGTGtaaaattgatttgatttaAGTGGTGAAACAATTAAccaagtaatatatatattaaatgcatGCATATATGTCGATAATTAACATGCTTCAACCGCAGCGAACGCTCGTTATATATCATCCAAGGTCGTAGACTCTACGAACATCAAGTACATCCTTATCCTGGTAcataatttgattttataaagtTGCCACAATAATGAGACGTGCTTGCGTAAGTATGCGTCATCTCGTTGGCATATTGTGCAAATCCAACAAGACATATTATTATATGCGACACCTTTGTAATGGAGAGACTTTCAAGAGATTTGGTtcagtctcttttttttttaatacgatAGCTGATGATGAGAGAAGGGTGAAGCATGGAGGCCATCATGTTCCCTCTTCCCCGAGCCCTCCGTCCACTTCAAAAGGTGTCTGATTCTCTCTTTTGAAGTTACTTCATGTATAGTTTAGTacattctatatatttttttgacgTCTGTTTAGTACATTATAGATTTCATGTATAGTTTACTAATGAAACACGCACATTTTACACTCCGTTAATTGATACTAAGATTAATATCTGCCATGAGAAACCATGTTACAAAAGTTCATTTTCATATAGAAAGTCCAAATATTTCCCCAACTTTGGAATATTATTTTGATAAGGAAAAGGAAGATTATGTTGCTGGGGATATGAAGAATTTGATAAGGAAATTAAGGGAAAACTGATATGACAGTGTGTCTCACAAATCAAAAGCCCCAACTCCTATGGAATGAAACATAtgtttgattataataaatcaTCTACGGCCCAATAAACAACAAATAATTAACGGGCCCAAGGCGGGAGAGATGTGAAATTTTCCTTCTATTTTTTTCGTGCACATCACAatgatttttgaattatacattGACGGATGCTATTTAAATTATACACGTCGAAGGTTACTCTTGGGCTATCTACTTCTACCCAGACGGCAAGAGTCCGAAGGATAACGCGTCTTACGTCTCTCTGTTCATTGCCCTCGCGAACGAGGGAACCGATGTGAGGGCTTTATTCGAGCTCACGCTTGTGGATCAGAGTGGTAATGGGAAGCACAAGGTTCATAGCCATTTCGAAAGAGCACTCGAGAAAGGACCCTATACTCTCAAGTATCGTGGAAGTGTGTGGTGAGTACTTTTCCTTTCTCTCTGTTTCTTGAAAGGTTCAAACTTGCAATAAAAGAACACATTTTTTAGTGGTTTCAGTGTTGATAATGTATCTGATGGTTGTTTGGTTCAGGGGTTACAAGCGGTTTTTCAGGAGGTCTGGTTTAGAGTCATCAGACTATCTCAAGGACAATAGTCTCTTGGTTCGTTGCTGTGTCGGTGTGGTGAAGTCGTGCACTGAGGGACCGAGGGATTACAATATCTCTGTGCCAATAGTCTCTTGGTTCCTTCTTGTTTTTATCAGCTGTGATGCAAACAGATGGGTTTGATTATCTGAAAAAAAGTTGTCCATCTCTACTAACTGAGCTATTGGAGTATGTAGCAAGGCGTAGTGAACACTCTGTTATTGCATTAGGGCATCGAAAAGAGGTATTTGCTGATGGGTGTGATGCTAATGGAAGACGAGTGAAGCAACGGTTGCATTGAGCAGATTTGTGCATTGTATCATCTCTAATGGAGGATCTGAAACTATCTGATCCAGCAATTATTTTTCAATACTTTCTATTAAAAGCAAAGATCCAATGAAATTTGGTGACTGATCTTGGTGTTTATCGGAGTAATCGTTGAGACTTATTAAATAATAGGAATTTGAAGGGAATATAGATTACAACGTGAAAGACAAAGGTAGCAATTCTGTGAAGTCAAATAACATGGCAGGATCTTACTTCCCACCCTTGTTCCTCACATCTAGTTCTTAAGCCATATCTGGCTCGTCATGTTATGGCTGACTCCTTGGCTTGGCTTGGCTTGGCTTCTCTCTTAGCTCTCTCTGAGACGTGATGTGGCTAAGCTTCTTCTTCTATACAAGAACACGAGACGACCACAACCAACGTCCACTTGGCCGTAGTGGTAAAGAGAGCCCTAATACCTTTTAACAAATGTAAAGgtgaaaacacttttttttcattaaaaaaaaacacgaaaCGACTAAAGTGCAGACGCGTTATCGATTCACCTTCACGAGCCACTTGTCTCACTCGCTTTTATGTGAGCCCATACAAAAGGTCCATACATAAACAAGCCCACTAAAAAGCCTTTAAATTACCCAAAACAAATCAATCACACTAGACCACTGAAGGCTGACCACTTAACATCTCTTGTTGGCACCTCATCTCCGATGATTTGCACAACAACTTCTTTGCTTTTCCTTCTTCTCTCCCGTATGACCTCTCCTCTGCTTCAGTCTCGTTTGCAATTGAACACACAAGTTGATAATAATGGGGCTTGTTTAGTTTGGGCTTTTAGTTTCGCTCCATTTATATACTAGTTAAGCTTAACTGGCAATTCGAGCCTAGCTGTCCACCCATATAAAGCATATAAAGGTTTCTAATTGGCAATTCAAACTATGATGTAGTTTTGAATTGCTATCATTATTAAGATGTGAAAAAATATACCAAGTATCTATACTTTCGCATCATTTTCTTGGGAGAAGTGATCTGTTTTATCATGCACCTCTCCTTAAGGAGTGTTTCCTCTCCAAACGTTTAATGAAGGTGTATGTCCATATTTATAACCGTTTTGCTATCTTGTGTAGTGGTTCgtttatgatttaaaaatgCAACGAATTTTGTTTTAAGGATATTTTGAAGTGTGGATTGGGTATCAATATCACAATTTAAAGTTACTATCTCTCAAGTTATGGTGTTGCTAGGAATTTTGTTTTGAAGCATTCTAATTTTTTGTAAGTTTGCTCTcaatttttttggtctaaatatTAAGATTGCTGTCAGTTTATTTTAGATGTTTTTGTACATCAATTGTTTATGCTTTATTGTATGTCGTGTAGAGTTTGGTTATCTTCCATAGTCCAAGTTCTCGAGTTGTGTAATGCGTTAAAAAAAGCTATCTACACTTTAGTTTATGAGTAGGTAATCAATTGCACAGTTTGCACCAGCCTAAAATATCAAATTGTAGTAACTAATGatgttattttcagttttaaaaacTGTTTTGTTTGATATTTGTAAAGAATTCTTGTTGGTTTCAACTTTTTTATGTCAACTATTGTCTAGTAAGTACACTCAAGTTAATGGTTTGATTGTAATATCTAACAACTTTAAGGTTATTCTAAGTTCTTAATATATTCTGTGGACGATAGAAACACTTAGAAATCCTTTTAATATATCAGCAAACTTTGCTCTTTatcactttttaattttatacgGGGAATTCATAACTAACAGAAAAGGAAAATGTACGTTCAATGTATATAGAATCTAACAACTAGGGAGAAAAAAATCTTGCAAGATATTGGTTGGCAAATAAAATCTTGAACAATTTAGAATTAAGGAAAAATCTTCGGAGATAGGAAACTGAAATTAGATATGGTTTATTGGAATTTTTTGGAACAAATATTAGTATTTAGATTAGGTTCTTCTTGctataacaaatattttatataacatttatcttatgttatattaaatcGAATTTCATTTTCATATAACCGATGTATCTTACAATGATAaatcattaatataaaaataaaaaatacttatatattcGGTAAGATTTTCATTATAACCTGTGTGTCTATAAAAAGTAAATCAGTTAACCTTAAAAGTTAAAAGCCAAATTAAATACTTATACGTATAGTAAATTTATTCATTCTAAAAAATTTCAATGACTTAGTCATACAATTAAATTTTTGTTCGATTTTCTTCAAATCATATCAAAACTTATGAATTCATTTGATcatgaatatataaaaaagaatgaCTAAATATTTTTGGACTCACAAAATATTACATACTAACATCTGTTTAGAGTTGGTAAGAGATCAAACTGATCCACTCAAAATATGCATACCCACATATTTGTCAATTTCAGTAACGATAGAAATGTTTTAATCCAgtgtttatttttatgttaaaaagGTACTTAGTGACTATTGTATAACTCTATATTTAATATATCGGAAATGCATGCATCCATATATTAATTTTCACTAGTCCTCTTGTCCATTAAAAAGCTCTTGAACTGGTCAATGGTTAAGATTTGTCCTCGCTATTTTAGCATGCCTAAATTCACcttgatttttcataattacACGATAACTGCATACTTCAACCAATACCAAATGAGAATAAAGATTAACAACTTCTCTAATAAAGATAGTTAACCATTAATTAACCATATGTAGCCCATAACTTTGTccctaaattttaaaagttgatgAGACTAGACGGACTAATGCATGCATCTTTCAAATTATTATTCAATAAATAATTCATACAAAGCATGGCTCTAGTGACTGATATAAAAGTACATAAAATGAATATATGTTACTTTGATGGTGAAATATTCTTCACATAGTTTAATTATTTaactttaatattattataatattaattaaatcagAACCTTGAATCGGTCACAATTGTAC comes from Brassica rapa cultivar Chiifu-401-42 chromosome A02, CAAS_Brap_v3.01, whole genome shotgun sequence and encodes:
- the LOC103851258 gene encoding BTB/POZ and MATH domain-containing protein 2 codes for the protein MGSSVASSGEWNARETFDFSVEILFSSGYSWAIYFYPDGKSPKDNASYVSLFIALANEGTDVRALFELTLVDQSGNGKHKVHSHFERALEKGPYTLKYRGSVWGYKRFFRRSGLESSDYLKDNSLLVRCCVAVMQTDGFDYLKKSCPSLLTELLEYVARRSEHSVIALGHRKEVFADGCDANGRRVKQRLH